In one Pseudomonas sp. SCA2728.1_7 genomic region, the following are encoded:
- the dapE gene encoding succinyl-diaminopimelate desuccinylase yields MTAHADLSPTLQLAIDLIRRPSVTPVDADCQKQMMQRLGDAGFTLEPMRIEDVDNFWATHGNNDGPVLCFAGHTDVVPTGPVTAWQIDPFNALIDEHGMLCGRGAADMKGSLASMTVAAERFVADYPNHKGKVAFLITSDEEGPAHHGTKAVVERLAARNERLDWCIVGEPSSTTLVGDVVKNGRRGSLGAKLTVKGIQGHVAYPHLAKNPIHLAAPALAELAAEHWDHGNDFFPPTSFQISNVNSGTGATNVIPGDLVAVFNFRFSTESTVEGLQKRVADILDKHDLDWHIDWALSGLPFLTEPGALLDAVSASIKDITGRETKASTSGGTSDGRFIATMGTQVVELGPVNATIHQVNERVLAADLDVLTEIYYQTLIKLLA; encoded by the coding sequence GCCAGAAGCAGATGATGCAGCGCCTGGGCGATGCCGGTTTTACTCTCGAGCCGATGCGCATCGAAGATGTGGATAACTTCTGGGCGACCCACGGCAACAACGACGGCCCCGTGCTGTGCTTCGCCGGCCACACCGACGTGGTGCCGACCGGTCCGGTCACCGCATGGCAGATCGACCCGTTCAACGCACTGATCGACGAACACGGCATGCTCTGCGGCCGTGGCGCGGCAGACATGAAAGGCAGCCTGGCGTCGATGACCGTCGCCGCTGAGCGTTTCGTCGCCGATTACCCGAACCACAAGGGCAAGGTCGCGTTCCTGATCACCAGCGATGAAGAAGGCCCGGCGCACCACGGCACTAAAGCGGTGGTCGAGCGTTTGGCCGCGCGTAACGAGCGTCTGGACTGGTGCATCGTCGGCGAACCGTCGAGCACCACATTGGTCGGCGACGTGGTGAAGAACGGCCGTCGCGGTTCGTTGGGCGCCAAGCTCACCGTCAAAGGCATTCAGGGCCACGTCGCCTATCCACACTTGGCGAAGAACCCGATCCACCTCGCCGCTCCGGCGCTGGCCGAACTGGCCGCCGAGCATTGGGATCACGGTAACGATTTCTTCCCGCCGACCAGCTTCCAGATTTCCAACGTCAACTCCGGCACCGGCGCGACCAACGTGATTCCGGGTGATCTGGTGGCGGTGTTCAACTTCCGTTTCTCCACCGAGTCGACCGTTGAAGGCCTGCAGAAACGCGTGGCTGACATTCTCGACAAGCACGATCTGGACTGGCACATCGACTGGGCGCTGTCCGGCCTGCCGTTCCTCACCGAACCGGGTGCGCTGCTCGACGCGGTGTCGGCGAGCATCAAGGACATCACCGGCCGTGAGACCAAAGCGTCGACCAGCGGTGGTACTTCCGATGGCCGTTTCATCGCGACCATGGGCACGCAGGTTGTTGAACTGGGCCCGGTCAACGCGACCATTCACCAGGTCAACGAACGCGTGCTGGCGGCGGATCTCGACGTACTGACCGAGATCTACTACCAGACCCTGATCAAGTTGCTCGCCTGA
- a CDS encoding putative RNA methyltransferase, with translation MLACPICNEPLNAVDNGVVCPAGHRFDRARQGYLNLLPVQHKNSRDPGDNQAMVEARRDFLNAGHYAPVAKRLAELAASYAPDRWVDIGCGEGYYTAQIAEALPNADGYALDISREAVKRACKRNPAISWLIASMARVPLASGSCQFLASVFSPLDWEEAKRLLSVGGGLMKVGPTSGHLMELRERLYDEVREYTDDKHLALVPQGMALAHSETLEFKLTLDKPEDRANLLAMTPHGWRASAERRAAVIEQAEPFETTVSMRYDYFVLQ, from the coding sequence ATGCTCGCTTGCCCCATCTGCAATGAACCGCTGAATGCGGTGGACAATGGCGTGGTCTGCCCCGCCGGCCACCGCTTCGACCGTGCGCGCCAGGGTTACCTGAACCTGCTGCCGGTGCAGCACAAGAACAGCCGCGACCCTGGCGACAACCAGGCCATGGTCGAGGCGCGCCGGGACTTTCTGAATGCCGGGCATTACGCGCCGGTGGCCAAGCGTCTGGCCGAACTGGCGGCGAGTTATGCGCCGGATCGCTGGGTCGACATCGGTTGTGGCGAGGGTTACTACACCGCGCAGATTGCCGAGGCCTTGCCGAACGCTGATGGCTACGCGCTGGATATTTCCCGCGAGGCGGTCAAACGCGCCTGCAAGCGCAACCCGGCGATTAGCTGGTTGATCGCCAGCATGGCCCGTGTGCCGTTGGCGTCGGGCAGTTGCCAGTTTCTCGCCAGCGTTTTCAGTCCACTGGATTGGGAAGAAGCCAAGCGTTTGCTCAGTGTCGGCGGTGGCCTGATGAAAGTCGGCCCGACCAGCGGCCACCTGATGGAACTGCGCGAACGCCTTTATGACGAAGTGCGCGAGTACACCGACGACAAGCATCTGGCCCTGGTGCCGCAAGGCATGGCGCTGGCGCACAGTGAAACCCTGGAATTCAAGCTAACGCTGGACAAGCCCGAGGATCGCGCCAACCTGTTGGCGATGACACCCCACGGCTGGCGCGCCAGTGCCGAGCGTCGCGCGGCGGTGATCGAACAGGCCGAGCCGTTCGAGACCACCGTGTCGATGCGCTACGATTATTTCGTTCTTCAATAA